The following DNA comes from Fervidibacillus albus.
TTTTTACAATCCCGCCAAATCGGAGTGGAGGTAATCGAGCATGTTTGATCAGTTATTCCCAAACGTCGACGTGGAAAAGGCGTGGGAGAAAACGCTGGAAACGTTGTATATGACTGGTGTTTCTTTAATATGGGTATTTATTATCGGAATCCTATTCGGTCTTTTATTATTTTTAACCGAGAAAGGCAATTTATGGGAAAACAAGTTCGCCCATGGGCTCATCGCTTCGGTCGTCAATATTTTTCGTTCGATTCCATTCGTCATCCTCATCGTATTATTGTTGCCATTTACGAAATTTTTAGTTGGAACAATTATCGGTAAAGAAGCGGCGATCCCTGCGCTAATTATCGGTTCGGCCCCCTTTTATGCCCGGATGGTTGAGATTGGTTTAAGGGAAATCGACAAAGGGGTTATTGAGGCGGCGAAAGCGATGGGGGCAAAAACGACAACGATTATTTGGAAAGTATTGCTACCGGAATCGATGCCTGCAATCGTTTCTGGCGTTACAGTTACGGGGATTGCCCTCGTCGGTTATACGGCGATCGCCGGTGTCATTGGAGCGGGGGGATTGGGAGATTATGCGTATTTAGATGGATTTTCTCGTAACAATAACGATGTAACCCTTTTTGCTACATTCGTTATTTTACTCATAGTTTTCACCATCCAATGGATCGGTGATGTTATAACAACAAGATTGGATAAACGATAAGGAGGAAATAATAATGAAAAAATTTGCATCATGGTTTGTCATTGGTTTATTAGCGTTTTTATTAACTGCATGTGGTGATAAGGATGAAAAATTAGTCGTAGGAGCTACGAATGAACCCCACGCGATGATTTTAGAGAAGGCGAAATCCATATTGGAAGAAAAGGGAATCGAATTGGAAGTGCAAGTGTTTAGTAAATATGAATTACTAAATTCAGCCCTTGATAACGGGGATTTGGATGCCAATTATT
Coding sequences within:
- a CDS encoding methionine ABC transporter permease; the protein is MFDQLFPNVDVEKAWEKTLETLYMTGVSLIWVFIIGILFGLLLFLTEKGNLWENKFAHGLIASVVNIFRSIPFVILIVLLLPFTKFLVGTIIGKEAAIPALIIGSAPFYARMVEIGLREIDKGVIEAAKAMGAKTTTIIWKVLLPESMPAIVSGVTVTGIALVGYTAIAGVIGAGGLGDYAYLDGFSRNNNDVTLFATFVILLIVFTIQWIGDVITTRLDKR